The following coding sequences lie in one Phragmites australis chromosome 8, lpPhrAust1.1, whole genome shotgun sequence genomic window:
- the LOC133926505 gene encoding blue copper protein-like — protein sequence MAYSGVSLSLVALLLVSCASAAAAATKYTVGDTSGWTTGSDYTTWASGKKFKVGDTLEFNYAGGAHTVDEVSAADYASCSSSSALSSDSTGTTTVALKTAGKHYFICGVAGHCSGGMKLVVDVAAPAPAPTTDTPDTTPSTTPTSPSSSGVTPKTPVTVLAPPAKQSNSGATGLRAAAWAGLGLAGLVAVF from the exons ATGGCTTATAGTGGCGTGTCACTGTCCTTGGTCGCGCTGCTCCTCGTGAGCTgcgcctcggcggcggcggcggcgaccaaGTACACCGTCGGCGACACGTCCGGCTGGACGACCGGCTCCGATTACACCACCTGGGCCAGCGGCAAGAAGTTCAAAGTCGGCGACACTCTCG AGTTCAACTACGCCGGCGGGGCGCACACGGTGGACGAGGTGAGCGCGGCGGACTACGCGTCCTGCTCCTCCAGCAGCGCGCTCAGCAGCGACAGCACCGGCACCACCACCGTCGCGCTCAAGACCGCGGGCAAGCACTACTTCATCTGCGGCGTCGCCGGCCACTGCAGCGGCGGCATGAAGCTCGTCGTGGACGTCGCCGCCCCGGCGCCGGCCCCGACAACAGACACCCCGGACACCACGCCATCCACGACCCCGACGTCCCCCTCGAGCTCCGGCGTCACGCCCAAGACCCCGGTCACGGTGCTCGCGCCGCCGGCCAAGCAGTCCAACTCCGGCGCCACCGGGCTCAGGGCCGCAGCGTGGGCTGGGTTGGGTCTGGCCGGGCTCGTGGCCGTGTTCTAG